In one Cronobacter dublinensis subsp. dublinensis LMG 23823 genomic region, the following are encoded:
- the greA gene encoding transcription elongation factor GreA, which yields MQPIPMTLRGAEKLREELDFLKSVRRPQIIAAIAEAREHGDLKENAEYHAAREQQGFCEGRIKDIEAKLSNAQVIDITKMPNNGRVIFGSTVTVLNLDTDEELTYRIVGDDEADFKQNLISVNSPIARGLVGKELDDVVTINTPGGQVEFEIIKVDYL from the coding sequence ATGCAACCTATTCCGATGACCTTACGTGGCGCTGAGAAATTACGCGAAGAGCTGGATTTTCTGAAATCCGTGCGTCGCCCGCAAATCATCGCCGCTATCGCCGAAGCCCGCGAGCACGGCGATCTGAAAGAGAACGCGGAGTACCATGCCGCTCGTGAGCAGCAGGGGTTCTGCGAAGGGCGTATTAAGGATATCGAAGCTAAACTTTCGAATGCCCAGGTGATTGATATCACCAAAATGCCGAATAATGGCCGCGTGATTTTTGGCTCCACCGTCACGGTGTTGAATCTGGATACCGACGAAGAGCTGACGTACCGCATCGTTGGCGACGACGAAGCGGATTTCAAACAGAATCTTATTTCTGTGAACTCGCCTATCGCGCGCGGTCTGGTGGGCAAAGAGCTGGACGACGTGGTGACGATTAACACCCCGGGCGGCCAGGTCGAATTTGAAATCATCAAAGTCGATTATCTTTAA
- the yhbY gene encoding ribosome assembly RNA-binding protein YhbY: MNLSTKQKQHLKGLAHPLKPVVMLGNNGLTEGVLAEIEQALEHHELIKVKIATEERETKTLIVDAIVRETGACNVQVIGKTLVLYRPSKERKISLPR, from the coding sequence ATGAATCTGAGTACTAAACAAAAACAGCACCTGAAAGGTCTCGCCCATCCGCTCAAGCCGGTGGTTATGCTTGGCAACAATGGTTTGACCGAAGGGGTACTGGCCGAGATTGAGCAAGCGCTTGAGCACCATGAGTTAATCAAGGTGAAGATCGCCACTGAAGAACGCGAAACTAAGACCCTGATTGTGGATGCCATCGTGCGTGAAACCGGCGCCTGTAACGTACAGGTCATCGGGAAAACGCTGGTGCTCTACCGCCCGTCAAAGGAACGTAAAATTTCGCTGCCTCGCTAA
- the rlmE gene encoding 23S rRNA (uridine(2552)-2'-O)-methyltransferase RlmE, which translates to MTGKKRSASSSRWLQEHFSDKYVQQAQKKGLRSRAWFKLDEIQQSDKIFKPGMTVVDLGAAPGGWSQYVVTQIGGAGRIIACDLLPMDPIVGVDFLQGDFRDELVMKALLERVGDSKVQVVMSDMAPNMSGTPAVDIPRAMYLVELALEMCRDVLAPGGSFVVKVFQGEGFDEYLREIRSLFTKVKVRKPDSSRARSREVYIVATGRKL; encoded by the coding sequence ATGACAGGTAAAAAGCGTTCTGCCAGCTCCAGTCGCTGGCTACAGGAACACTTTAGCGATAAATATGTTCAACAGGCACAGAAAAAAGGGTTACGTTCCCGTGCCTGGTTTAAACTTGATGAAATACAGCAAAGTGACAAGATTTTTAAACCGGGAATGACGGTCGTCGATCTTGGCGCGGCACCCGGCGGTTGGTCACAGTATGTGGTCACGCAAATCGGAGGAGCAGGCCGTATTATCGCTTGCGATCTTTTACCAATGGATCCTATCGTTGGTGTGGACTTCCTTCAGGGCGACTTTCGTGATGAATTAGTCATGAAAGCGTTACTGGAACGCGTGGGCGACAGTAAAGTACAGGTTGTCATGTCAGATATGGCACCGAACATGAGCGGGACTCCGGCTGTGGATATTCCCCGCGCCATGTATCTGGTGGAACTGGCGCTCGAGATGTGTCGAGACGTGCTGGCACCGGGCGGTAGTTTTGTAGTGAAGGTGTTTCAGGGCGAAGGTTTCGATGAGTACCTGCGGGAAATTCGCTCCCTGTTTACGAAGGTGAAAGTTCGTAAACCGGACTCTTCTCGTGCCCGTTCACGTGAAGTGTACATTGTAGCGACCGGGCGCAAACTATAG
- the ftsH gene encoding ATP-dependent zinc metalloprotease FtsH codes for MAKNLILWLVIAVVLMSVFQSFGPSESSGRRVDYSTFLQEVNQDQVREARINGREINVTKKDSNRYTTYIPVNDPKLLDNLLTKNVKVVGEPPEEQSLLATIFISWFPMLLLIGVWIFFMRQMQGGGGKGAMSFGKSKARMLTEDQIKTTFADVAGCDEAKEEVGELVEYLREPSRFQKLGGKIPKGVLMVGPPGTGKTLLAKAIAGEAKVPFFTISGSDFVEMFVGVGASRVRDMFEQAKKAAPCIIFIDEIDAVGRQRGAGLGGGHDEREQTLNQMLVEMDGFEGNEGIIVIAATNRPDVLDPALLRPGRFDRQVVVGLPDVRGREQILKVHMRRVPLAPDIDAAIIARGTPGFSGADLANLVNEAALFAARGNKRVVSMVEFEKAKDKIMMGAERRSMVMTEAQKESTAYHEAGHAIIGRLVPEHDPVHKVTIIPRGRALGVTFFLPEGDAISASRQKLESQISTLYGGRLAEEIIYGPEHVSTGASNDIKVATNLARNMVTQWGFSDKLGPLLYAEEEGEVFLGRSVAKAKHMSDETARIIDQEVKALIERNYNRARQILNDNMDILHAMKDALMKYETIDAPQIDDLMARRDVRPPAGWEDPGANNNSDSNGTPRAPRPVDEPRTPNPGNTMSEQFGDK; via the coding sequence ATGGCGAAAAACCTAATACTCTGGCTGGTCATCGCAGTTGTGCTGATGTCAGTATTCCAGAGCTTTGGGCCCAGCGAGTCGAGTGGCCGTAGGGTGGATTACTCTACCTTCCTGCAAGAAGTTAACCAGGACCAGGTTCGCGAAGCGCGTATCAACGGACGTGAAATCAACGTTACCAAGAAAGATAGTAACCGATACACGACTTACATTCCCGTAAACGATCCCAAACTCCTTGATAACCTGCTGACCAAAAACGTAAAAGTGGTCGGTGAACCGCCTGAAGAGCAGAGCCTGCTGGCCACTATCTTCATCTCCTGGTTCCCGATGCTGCTGTTAATTGGGGTCTGGATATTCTTCATGCGCCAGATGCAGGGCGGCGGTGGCAAAGGTGCCATGTCGTTCGGTAAAAGCAAGGCGCGCATGCTGACGGAAGATCAGATTAAAACCACTTTTGCTGATGTGGCTGGTTGCGACGAAGCGAAAGAGGAAGTCGGCGAGCTGGTGGAATACCTGCGCGAACCGAGCCGTTTCCAGAAGCTGGGCGGTAAAATTCCGAAGGGCGTCCTGATGGTCGGCCCGCCGGGGACCGGTAAAACCCTGCTGGCGAAAGCCATCGCGGGCGAGGCGAAAGTGCCGTTCTTTACCATTTCCGGTTCTGACTTCGTTGAAATGTTTGTGGGTGTGGGCGCGTCCCGTGTTCGCGACATGTTCGAACAGGCTAAAAAAGCGGCGCCGTGCATCATCTTCATCGATGAGATCGATGCTGTAGGTCGTCAGCGTGGCGCGGGTCTTGGCGGTGGTCACGATGAACGTGAACAGACGCTGAACCAGATGCTGGTTGAGATGGATGGTTTCGAAGGTAACGAAGGCATTATTGTTATCGCTGCGACTAACCGTCCTGACGTGCTTGACCCGGCGCTGCTGCGTCCCGGTCGTTTCGACCGCCAGGTTGTGGTTGGCCTGCCGGATGTGCGTGGCCGTGAGCAGATCCTGAAAGTGCATATGCGTCGCGTACCGCTGGCACCGGATATCGACGCGGCTATCATCGCGCGCGGTACGCCGGGCTTCTCCGGTGCTGACCTTGCTAACCTCGTCAACGAAGCAGCGCTCTTTGCCGCTCGCGGCAATAAACGCGTCGTTTCGATGGTGGAGTTTGAAAAAGCGAAAGACAAAATCATGATGGGCGCGGAACGCCGCTCCATGGTGATGACCGAAGCGCAGAAAGAGTCGACCGCGTACCATGAAGCGGGCCATGCGATTATCGGTCGTCTGGTGCCTGAGCACGATCCGGTGCATAAAGTGACGATCATCCCGCGCGGTCGCGCGCTGGGCGTGACGTTCTTCCTGCCTGAAGGCGACGCTATCAGCGCCAGCCGTCAGAAGCTGGAAAGCCAGATTTCGACGCTGTACGGCGGCCGTCTGGCGGAAGAGATCATCTACGGGCCGGAGCATGTCTCCACCGGTGCGTCTAACGACATTAAAGTCGCGACTAACCTTGCTCGTAACATGGTGACCCAGTGGGGCTTCTCTGACAAACTCGGTCCGCTGCTGTATGCGGAAGAAGAGGGCGAAGTGTTCCTGGGCCGCAGCGTGGCGAAAGCCAAGCATATGTCAGATGAAACGGCGCGTATTATCGATCAGGAAGTCAAGGCTCTGATTGAACGTAACTATAATCGCGCTCGCCAGATCCTCAACGATAACATGGACATCCTGCATGCCATGAAAGACGCGCTGATGAAGTATGAAACCATCGACGCGCCGCAAATTGACGATCTGATGGCTCGCCGTGATGTTCGCCCGCCAGCAGGCTGGGAAGATCCAGGCGCCAACAATAACTCTGACAGCAACGGTACACCGCGTGCGCCGCGTCCGGTTGATGAACCGCGTACGCCGAACCCGGGCAACACCATGTCTGAGCAGTTTGGCGATAAATAA
- the folP gene encoding dihydropteroate synthase, whose amino-acid sequence MKLFAQGSTLELSHPHVMGILNVTPDSFSDGGQHNTLVEAVKHANAMINAGATIIDVGGESTRPGAAEVSVEEELSRVVPVVEALAQRFEVWVSVDTSKPEVIRESARAGAHIINDIRSLTEPGALEAAAQTGLPVCLMHMQGQPKTMQQAPHYDDVFADVAHFFEEHIARCEAAGITKEKIILDPGFGFGKNLAHNYQLLARLSAFHRFGMPLLVGMSRKSMIGQLLNVGPDQRLPGSLACAVMAAMQGAQIVRVHDVKETVEAMRVVEATLSAKDKKYYE is encoded by the coding sequence ATGAAACTCTTCGCTCAGGGCTCAACGCTCGAACTTTCTCACCCGCACGTGATGGGGATCCTGAATGTCACGCCGGATTCTTTCTCCGATGGCGGCCAGCACAACACGCTGGTCGAGGCGGTGAAACACGCCAATGCGATGATTAACGCCGGGGCGACCATCATTGACGTGGGCGGCGAATCGACCCGTCCTGGCGCGGCGGAAGTGAGCGTGGAGGAAGAACTCTCCCGAGTGGTGCCGGTAGTGGAAGCGCTGGCGCAGCGGTTTGAAGTCTGGGTATCGGTAGATACCTCCAAACCGGAAGTAATCCGCGAGTCGGCGCGGGCAGGCGCTCATATCATAAATGATATCCGCTCGCTGACGGAGCCCGGTGCGCTGGAAGCGGCGGCGCAGACGGGTCTGCCTGTGTGCCTAATGCATATGCAGGGGCAGCCGAAAACGATGCAGCAGGCACCGCATTATGACGATGTGTTTGCCGACGTCGCGCACTTTTTTGAGGAACATATCGCCCGTTGTGAAGCGGCAGGCATTACAAAAGAAAAAATCATACTCGACCCGGGATTCGGTTTCGGTAAAAATCTGGCCCACAATTACCAGCTTCTCGCCCGGCTTTCAGCGTTTCACCGCTTCGGAATGCCTTTGCTGGTGGGAATGTCGCGTAAGTCGATGATTGGACAGCTCCTTAACGTCGGGCCCGATCAGCGCCTGCCCGGTAGCCTTGCCTGTGCGGTGATGGCCGCCATGCAAGGTGCGCAGATCGTTCGGGTTCATGATGTGAAAGAAACCGTCGAAGCGATGCGCGTAGTGGAAGCAACTCTTTCAGCGAAGGATAAAAAATACTATGAGTAA
- the glmM gene encoding phosphoglucosamine mutase, with product MSNRKYFGTDGIRGRVGDAPITPDFVLKLGWAAGKVLARHGSRKVIIGKDTRISGYMLESALEAGLAAAGLSALFTGPMPTPAVAYLTRTFRAEAGIVISASHNPFYDNGIKFFSIDGTKLPDEVEEAIEAELEKEISCVDSAELGKASRIVDAAGRYIEFCKGTFPNELSLNGLKIVVDCANGATYHIAPNVLRELGARVITIGSEPDGLNINEKCGATDVRLLQERVVAEKADLGIAFDGDGDRVIMVDHEGNKVDGDQILYIIAREGLRQGQLRGGAVGTLMSNMGLEVALKQLGIPFARAKVGDRYVLEKMQEKGWRIGAENSGHVILLDKTTTGDGIVAALQVLTAIARNHMSLHDLCSGMKLFPQILVNVRFTPGSGDPLEHETVKAVTESVEQALGKRGRVLLRKSGTEPLIRVMVEGEDEAQVTEFAHRIADAVKAV from the coding sequence ATGAGTAACCGTAAATATTTCGGGACGGACGGCATTCGCGGCCGCGTAGGCGATGCGCCGATCACCCCTGATTTCGTTCTGAAGCTGGGCTGGGCAGCGGGCAAAGTGCTGGCGCGTCATGGCTCCCGTAAAGTCATTATCGGCAAGGACACCCGTATTTCTGGTTACATGCTGGAATCCGCATTAGAAGCGGGGCTGGCCGCGGCCGGGCTTTCGGCGCTCTTTACCGGGCCGATGCCGACGCCTGCAGTCGCGTATCTGACGCGTACTTTCCGTGCGGAAGCGGGCATTGTTATCTCTGCGTCCCATAACCCGTTTTACGATAACGGCATCAAATTCTTCTCCATCGACGGCACCAAACTACCGGACGAAGTGGAAGAGGCTATCGAAGCGGAGCTGGAAAAAGAAATTAGCTGCGTGGATTCCGCCGAACTCGGCAAAGCGAGCCGGATCGTTGACGCCGCCGGACGCTATATCGAATTCTGTAAAGGCACGTTCCCTAACGAGCTTAGCCTGAACGGCCTGAAAATCGTTGTGGACTGCGCGAATGGCGCGACATACCACATCGCGCCTAATGTGCTGCGCGAGCTGGGCGCACGGGTTATCACCATCGGCAGCGAGCCTGACGGGCTTAACATTAACGAAAAATGCGGAGCGACTGATGTGCGCCTGTTACAGGAGCGCGTGGTGGCTGAGAAAGCCGATTTGGGCATCGCATTCGACGGTGATGGCGACCGCGTCATTATGGTTGACCATGAAGGCAACAAGGTCGATGGCGATCAGATCCTTTATATCATTGCGCGCGAAGGGCTACGTCAGGGCCAGCTGCGCGGTGGCGCAGTGGGTACGCTGATGAGTAATATGGGCCTTGAGGTCGCGCTGAAACAGCTCGGCATCCCCTTTGCGCGTGCGAAAGTAGGCGACCGCTACGTGCTCGAAAAGATGCAGGAAAAAGGCTGGCGCATTGGCGCTGAAAACTCCGGCCACGTCATTCTGCTCGATAAAACCACGACTGGCGACGGCATCGTGGCGGCATTGCAGGTGTTAACGGCGATTGCGCGTAACCATATGAGTCTGCACGATCTCTGCAGCGGCATGAAGCTGTTCCCGCAAATCCTGGTCAACGTGCGCTTTACGCCGGGCAGCGGCGATCCGCTCGAGCATGAAACAGTAAAAGCCGTAACTGAGAGCGTTGAGCAAGCGCTGGGCAAACGCGGACGCGTGTTGCTGCGTAAATCCGGCACCGAGCCTCTGATCCGCGTGATGGTTGAAGGGGAAGACGAAGCGCAGGTGACGGAATTTGCGCATCGTATCGCGGATGCGGTGAAAGCGGTTTAA
- the secG gene encoding preprotein translocase subunit SecG, whose translation MYEALLVVFLIVALGLVGLIMLQQGKGADMGASFGAGASATLFGSSGSGNFMTRMTAVLATLFFIISLVLGNINSNKTNKGSEWENLTAPAKTEQTQPAAPAKPTSDIPR comes from the coding sequence ATGTACGAAGCTCTTTTGGTAGTTTTCCTTATTGTAGCGCTGGGCCTCGTGGGTCTTATCATGCTGCAGCAAGGTAAAGGCGCTGATATGGGAGCCTCCTTTGGCGCAGGCGCTTCTGCTACGCTGTTCGGTTCAAGTGGTTCTGGTAACTTCATGACCCGTATGACAGCTGTGCTGGCAACCCTGTTCTTCATTATCAGCCTGGTGCTGGGTAACATTAACAGCAACAAAACCAATAAAGGAAGTGAGTGGGAAAACCTGACTGCGCCAGCAAAAACTGAGCAGACTCAGCCCGCAGCGCCGGCTAAGCCGACCAGCGATATCCCGCGTTAA
- the rimP gene encoding ribosome maturation factor RimP, producing MSTLEQKLTEMITAPVEALGYELVGIEFIRGRTSTLRIYIDSEDGITVDDCADVSHQVSAVLDVEDPVTVAYNLEVSSPGLDRPLFTAEHYARYTGEEVTLVLRMAVQNRRKWQGIIKAVDGEMITVAVDGKDEVFALSNIQKANLVPQF from the coding sequence TTGTCCACATTAGAGCAAAAATTAACAGAGATGATTACGGCACCGGTGGAAGCGCTGGGCTACGAACTCGTCGGCATCGAATTCATTCGCGGTCGCACATCGACGCTGCGCATCTATATTGATAGTGAAGATGGCATCACTGTTGACGATTGTGCTGATGTCAGCCACCAGGTTAGCGCCGTTCTTGATGTCGAAGACCCGGTTACGGTGGCTTACAACCTGGAAGTCTCCTCGCCTGGCCTCGACCGTCCTCTCTTCACTGCCGAACACTATGCCCGTTACACTGGCGAAGAGGTGACGCTGGTACTGCGTATGGCGGTACAGAATCGTCGTAAGTGGCAGGGAATCATTAAAGCCGTTGATGGCGAAATGATTACCGTTGCAGTTGACGGCAAAGATGAAGTGTTCGCGCTGAGCAACATTCAGAAAGCGAACCTGGTACCCCAATTTTAA
- the nusA gene encoding transcription termination factor NusA, with amino-acid sequence MNKEILAVVEAVSNEKAVPREKIFEALESALATATKKKYEQEIDVRVSIDRKSGDFDTFRRWVIVEEVTQPTREITLEAARYEDPSLNVGEYVEDQIESVTFDRITTQTAKQVIVQKVREAERAMVVDQFREHEGEIITGVVKKVNRENITLDLGSNAEAVILREDMLPRENFRPGDRIRGVLYAVRPEARGAQLFVTRAKPEMLIELFRIEVPEIGEEVIEIKAAARDPGSRAKIAVKTNDKRIDPVGACVGMRGARVQAVSTELGGERIDIVLWDDNPAQFVINAMAPADVASIVVDEDKHTMDIAVEAGNLAQAIGRNGQNVRLASQLSGWELNVMTVEDLQAKHQAEAHAAIDTFTKYLDIDEEFATVLVEEGFSTLEELAYVPMKELLEIDGLDESTVEALRERAKNALTTLALAQEESLGDNKPADDLLNLEGMDRTLAYKLAARGVCTLDDLADQGVDDLADIEGLTDEKAGELIMAARNIRWFSDEA; translated from the coding sequence ATGAATAAAGAAATTTTGGCTGTTGTCGAAGCAGTTTCCAACGAAAAAGCGGTTCCGCGCGAGAAAATCTTTGAAGCGCTGGAAAGCGCGCTGGCTACGGCAACCAAGAAAAAATATGAACAAGAGATCGATGTTCGCGTGAGCATCGACCGTAAAAGCGGTGATTTCGATACGTTCCGCCGCTGGGTTATTGTTGAAGAAGTCACCCAGCCGACTCGTGAAATCACACTGGAAGCGGCGCGTTACGAAGATCCGAGCCTGAACGTCGGCGAATACGTCGAAGATCAGATCGAATCCGTCACGTTTGACCGCATCACGACGCAGACCGCCAAACAGGTCATCGTACAGAAAGTCCGTGAAGCTGAACGCGCGATGGTTGTTGACCAGTTCCGCGAGCATGAAGGTGAAATCATCACCGGCGTGGTGAAGAAAGTTAACCGCGAAAACATCACGCTGGACCTCGGCAGCAACGCCGAAGCCGTCATTCTGCGTGAAGACATGCTGCCGCGTGAAAACTTCCGTCCGGGCGACCGCATTCGCGGCGTACTGTACGCCGTTCGTCCTGAAGCGCGCGGCGCTCAGCTGTTCGTCACTCGCGCCAAGCCGGAGATGCTGATTGAGCTGTTCCGCATCGAAGTACCGGAAATCGGCGAAGAAGTGATTGAAATTAAAGCGGCTGCCCGCGATCCGGGTTCACGCGCTAAAATTGCGGTGAAAACCAATGACAAGCGCATCGACCCGGTCGGCGCCTGCGTAGGTATGCGCGGCGCGCGCGTTCAGGCGGTGTCGACCGAGCTTGGCGGCGAGCGTATTGATATCGTGCTGTGGGATGACAATCCGGCGCAGTTCGTTATCAACGCCATGGCGCCGGCAGACGTCGCGTCTATCGTGGTGGATGAAGATAAACACACCATGGATATCGCCGTCGAAGCGGGCAATCTGGCGCAGGCCATCGGCCGTAACGGCCAGAACGTGCGTCTTGCTTCACAGCTGAGCGGCTGGGAACTCAACGTAATGACCGTTGAAGACCTCCAGGCCAAGCATCAGGCTGAAGCGCACGCCGCCATTGATACTTTTACGAAGTATCTCGACATTGATGAAGAGTTCGCCACGGTTCTGGTAGAAGAGGGCTTCTCCACGCTCGAAGAACTGGCCTACGTGCCAATGAAAGAGCTGCTGGAAATCGACGGCCTGGACGAGTCGACCGTGGAAGCATTACGCGAACGCGCTAAAAACGCGCTCACCACCCTGGCGCTGGCTCAGGAAGAGAGCCTCGGCGACAACAAGCCGGCTGACGATCTGCTTAACCTCGAAGGTATGGATCGTACGCTGGCTTACAAACTCGCTGCTCGCGGTGTGTGTACGCTTGATGACCTCGCCGATCAAGGCGTGGACGACCTCGCGGATATCGAAGGGTTGACCGATGAGAAAGCCGGTGAGCTTATCATGGCCGCTCGTAACATCCGCTGGTTTAGCGACGAAGCGTAA
- the infB gene encoding translation initiation factor IF-2, with amino-acid sequence MTDVTVKALAAEIQTSVDRLVQQFADAGIPKSAEDSVTAQEKQALLAHLNREHGSGPDKLTLQRKTRSTLNIQGTGGKSKSVQIEVRKKRTFVKRDPQEAERLAAEEQAKREAEEQARREAEEAAKREAEEKAKREAGDKAKREAEEQAKRDAADKAKREAAETSKVSNQQTDEVSKAAQAEKSRREAEALELKRKAEEEARRKLEENARRVAEEARRMAEENATKWESGSEEESEDSSDYHVTTSQHARQAEDDSDREVEGGRGRARPAKVARQKKSNKHSESKADREEARAAVRGGKGGKRKGSSLQQGFNKPAQAVNRDVVIGETITVAELANKMAVKGSQVIKAMMKLGAMATINQVIDQETAQLVAEEMGHKVILRRENELEEAVMSDRDMGAQAEPRAPVVTIMGHVDHGKTSLLDYIRSTKVASGEAGGITQHIGAYHVQTDNGMITFLDTPGHAAFTAMRARGAQATDIVVLVVAADDGVMPQTIEAIQHAKAAKVPVVVAVNKIDKPDADPDRVKNELSQHGIIPEEWGGESQFVHVSAKAGTGIDELLDAILLQSEVLELHAVRKGMATGVVIESFLDKGRGPVATVLVREGTLNKGDIVLCGFEYGRVRAMRNELNQEVQEAGPSIPVEILGLSGVPAAGDEVTVVRDEKKAREVALYRQGKFREVKLARQQKSKLENMFANMTEGEVHEVNIVLKADVQGSVEAISDSLLKLSTDEVKVKIVGSGVGGITETDATLAAASNAILVGFNVRADASARRVIEAESLDLRYYSVIYNLIDEVKAAMSGMLSPELKQQIIGLAEVRDVFKSPKFGAIAGCMVTEGTIKRHNPIRVLRDNVVIYEGELESLRRFKDDVNEVRNGMECGIGVKNYNDVRVGDMIEVFEIIEIQRSID; translated from the coding sequence ATGACTGATGTAACCGTAAAAGCGCTGGCCGCAGAGATTCAGACCTCCGTGGACCGCCTGGTACAGCAATTCGCTGATGCAGGGATCCCGAAGTCCGCTGAAGACTCTGTGACGGCACAAGAGAAACAAGCCTTACTGGCGCACCTGAACCGCGAACATGGTTCAGGGCCGGATAAGTTGACTTTACAGCGCAAAACGCGCAGTACTTTAAATATTCAGGGTACCGGCGGGAAAAGTAAGTCGGTACAGATCGAAGTCCGCAAAAAACGCACCTTTGTAAAACGTGATCCGCAAGAGGCAGAGCGTCTCGCCGCGGAAGAACAGGCGAAGCGTGAGGCGGAAGAGCAGGCCCGTCGTGAAGCAGAGGAAGCTGCCAAGCGAGAGGCAGAGGAAAAAGCCAAGCGTGAAGCCGGCGATAAGGCGAAACGTGAAGCTGAAGAACAAGCTAAACGCGATGCCGCTGATAAAGCGAAACGTGAAGCTGCGGAAACGAGCAAAGTGAGCAATCAACAAACTGACGAAGTGAGCAAAGCTGCTCAGGCGGAAAAATCCCGCCGCGAAGCCGAAGCCCTTGAACTTAAGCGCAAGGCCGAAGAAGAAGCGCGTCGCAAGCTGGAAGAAAATGCCCGTCGCGTAGCGGAAGAAGCCCGTCGTATGGCTGAAGAGAACGCGACCAAATGGGAAAGCGGCAGCGAAGAAGAATCTGAAGACAGCAGCGACTACCACGTCACTACTTCTCAGCACGCGCGTCAGGCAGAAGATGACAGCGATCGCGAAGTAGAAGGCGGCCGTGGTCGCGCGCGTCCGGCGAAAGTCGCACGCCAGAAGAAGAGCAACAAGCATTCCGAATCCAAAGCGGATCGTGAAGAAGCCCGTGCAGCCGTTCGCGGCGGCAAAGGCGGCAAGCGCAAAGGCAGCTCCCTGCAGCAGGGCTTTAACAAGCCGGCTCAGGCAGTTAACCGCGATGTTGTTATCGGCGAAACCATCACCGTCGCTGAGCTGGCTAACAAGATGGCCGTAAAAGGTTCTCAGGTTATCAAAGCGATGATGAAGCTGGGCGCGATGGCGACCATCAACCAGGTCATCGATCAGGAAACCGCACAGCTGGTTGCTGAAGAGATGGGCCACAAAGTTATCCTGCGTCGTGAAAACGAGCTGGAAGAAGCGGTAATGAGCGACCGTGATATGGGCGCACAGGCTGAGCCGCGTGCACCGGTCGTGACCATCATGGGTCACGTTGACCACGGTAAAACCTCTCTGCTCGACTACATCCGTTCCACGAAAGTGGCATCGGGCGAAGCGGGCGGCATTACCCAGCATATCGGTGCGTACCACGTACAGACCGATAACGGCATGATCACCTTCCTGGATACCCCGGGCCACGCCGCGTTTACCGCGATGCGTGCACGTGGTGCGCAGGCAACGGATATCGTGGTTCTGGTTGTGGCGGCGGATGACGGCGTGATGCCGCAGACCATCGAAGCTATCCAGCACGCCAAAGCGGCGAAAGTGCCGGTTGTCGTTGCGGTGAACAAAATCGATAAGCCAGACGCCGATCCGGATCGTGTAAAAAACGAGCTGTCTCAGCACGGTATCATCCCGGAAGAGTGGGGCGGCGAGAGCCAGTTCGTCCACGTTTCTGCGAAAGCGGGCACCGGTATCGATGAACTGCTGGACGCTATTCTGCTCCAGTCCGAAGTTCTGGAACTGCATGCCGTCCGTAAAGGCATGGCGACCGGCGTCGTTATCGAATCCTTCCTGGATAAAGGTCGTGGTCCGGTTGCTACCGTTCTGGTTCGCGAAGGTACGCTGAACAAAGGCGACATCGTGCTGTGTGGCTTTGAATATGGCCGTGTACGTGCGATGCGTAACGAACTTAACCAGGAAGTCCAGGAAGCGGGTCCGTCCATTCCTGTCGAGATTCTGGGTCTCTCCGGCGTACCTGCCGCGGGTGACGAAGTGACCGTTGTTCGTGACGAGAAGAAAGCGCGTGAAGTGGCTCTCTATCGTCAGGGTAAGTTCCGCGAAGTGAAACTGGCGCGTCAGCAGAAATCTAAACTCGAGAACATGTTCGCGAACATGACCGAGGGCGAAGTTCACGAAGTCAACATCGTGCTGAAAGCCGACGTACAGGGCTCCGTAGAAGCGATTTCCGACTCCCTGCTGAAACTCTCCACCGACGAAGTGAAGGTGAAGATTGTGGGCTCGGGTGTGGGTGGTATCACCGAGACCGACGCTACGCTGGCTGCGGCGTCCAACGCTATTCTGGTTGGCTTCAACGTTCGTGCCGACGCCTCTGCGCGCCGCGTTATCGAAGCGGAAAGCCTGGATCTGCGCTACTACTCCGTCATTTATAATCTGATCGACGAAGTGAAAGCGGCAATGAGCGGCATGCTGTCGCCTGAGCTGAAACAGCAGATTATCGGTCTTGCCGAAGTTCGTGACGTGTTCAAATCGCCGAAATTCGGTGCGATTGCTGGCTGTATGGTTACCGAAGGTACGATTAAACGTCACAACCCGATCCGCGTCCTGCGCGACAACGTGGTTATCTATGAAGGCGAGCTGGAATCTCTGCGCCGCTTCAAAGATGACGTTAACGAAGTCCGTAACGGCATGGAATGTGGTATCGGCGTGAAGAACTACAACGACGTTCGCGTTGGCGACATGATCGAAGTGTTCGAAATCATCGAGATCCAGCGCAGCATCGACTAA